The Engystomops pustulosus chromosome 1, aEngPut4.maternal, whole genome shotgun sequence genome has a window encoding:
- the LOC140077859 gene encoding uncharacterized protein: MDIDPGRVSPEATHSRSPQVGMDVSLQMALQQLGECDPSLRLQLILQFNQAAAQERAAAEREKERAAAEAAAEREKEREAAERERQADREFRLEMARIERGINSVQPQSQDVDPKRPRQERFPVLDKDGELDIFLRSFEKTCRQYHLPREQWAQYLSPGLRGKALEVFADLPLELDEDYDAIKAALIKKYNLTPEVYRKKFRSVKRETTASYADTVGNLRTTFLQWTRGLSVNSREDLEDLMIKDQFLHICPVDVRQFVCDREPKTADEAAQIADSYTANRMPEAKRETSPQRSSSWKEKQARTTSQPSVSKVGENITLRDSINQGDMRKCFICNKVGHLRSACPERGATVYSTVPVVMLLSGDMKKLQHHMQTVIVGDRVTQGLRDSGASYSLVRPEVINPEDIIPEKTLPVKGITGCHPGVPVAKVFMDWGSGRGIRQVGVSQELPVDVLLGNDLGKMTTVYVPDVQQSYEKMGRSPRGLVWEGGQDSKSKAMPAPEPEVSQYEEATGEGVVNGPPEITLQSADMVKGVRGCQDGVSESAPQSSKVLSVDLVEAITQGEVLEQTRGVKMSKAQSMGHKDASTQTGEMQFNNCPKLLLLDDTHNIQEPNIALGLIAKKKVFGKNNRNEFEALEDSKETCHQNSTYELI; this comes from the exons atggacattgatcctggaagagtttcccctgaggctacccacagcaggagccctcaggtaggcatggatgtgtctctacaaatggccctacagcagctaggtgaatgtgatcctagcctgcgtctgcagcttatccttcagtttaatcaggcggccgcacaggagagagcggccgcagagcgagagaaggagagagcggccgcaga AGCCGCTGCAgagcgagagaaagagagagaggccgcagagcgtgagcgccaggctgatagagaattcaggctggaaatggcgcgtattgaaaggggtatcaattctgtgcaaccccaatcccaggatgtagaccccaaaagacctcgtcaagaacgttttccagtactggacaaggatggggaattggacatttttctgcgatcttttgagaagacctgcagacaataccatctgccccgtgagcagtgggcacagtatttaagcccagggctaagaggcaaagccctggaagtatttgctgaccttcctcttgagcttgatgaggactatgatgctataaaagctgctttgattaaaaagtacaacttaactccagaggtgtatcgcaagaaattccggagtgtaaagcgagaaacaactgcgagctacgctgatacagtaggcaacttaaggactacctttctacagtggacccgaggactttctgtcaacagccgtgaggacctggaggatctcatgataaaagatcagtttctgcacatttgtcctgtggatgtacgacagtttgtttgtgacagggagcctaaaactgcggatgaagctgcgcagattgcagactcctatactgccaaccggatgcctgaagccaagagggaaacatccccccaaaggtcctccagctggaaggagaaacaagccaggacaacatcacagccttctgtctccaaagtgggtgagaacattacactgagggattctataaatcagggggatatgcgcaaatgttttatttgtaacaaagtgggtcatctgaggtctgcgtgcccagagagaggggcaactgtctactctacagtaccagtagtcatgctgctttctggtgatatgaagaagttacagcaccacatgcagactgtgatagtgggtgatagagtcacccagggattaagagactcaggggcaAGTTATTCTTTAGTTCGCCCTGAGGTTATAAACCCTgaggacatcattccagaaaagactttgcctgtgaaggggataactggatgccatccaggagtgcccgttgccaaggtttttatggactggggttctggtagaggtatcagacaagtgggagtgtcacaagaattgcctgtggatgtattgttgggaaatgatttgggaaaaatgacaactgtgtatgtgcctgatgtacaacaatcatatgagaaaatgggcagaagcccaaggggactggtctgggaaggaggacaggatagcaagagcaaggctatgcctgctccagaaccagaggtgtcccagtatgaggaagctacgggggagggggtggtgaacgggcccccagagataaccctgcagtcagcagatatggtgaagggtgtgagaggctgccaagatggagtctctgaatctgcacctcaaagctctaaggtcctgagtgtggatctggtggaggccattactcaaggagaggtcctagagcagacaagaggtgtcaagatgagtaaggctcagagcatgggccacaaagatgcctctactcagactggggagatgca